ATCGGGCTTTCCTCCTCGCTTCTTGATTGGCCGCATCCTACGCTATCGCGCCCGTCGCGGGCCATGTTTCCGCCGAAGGCCGCCATGACGGCCGCGCCGGGCAGGGGGAGAGGACGACGATGACCAGCGAGCCGACCCAGCCGAAGGACGCCGAGCCGGCCACCCGGGCGCGCAACGCCGCCGTGCTGGACGCGCTGCCGTTCGACGACACCGCCGATTTCGAGAGCGCGCGCCGCGGGCTGATCGCGCGCGTGCCCGACGGGATCGTGCGCACCGACAACGGCACGGTCGTCTGGAACCTCAACGCCTACGCCTTCATCGACGGGCCGGCCGCGCCGCCGACCGTCAACCCGAGCCTGTGGCGGCAGGCGCGGCTGAACCTCGAGAACGGGCTGTTCAAGGTCGTCGACCGCGTCTACCAGATCCGCGGCTTCGACCTCGCCAACATGACGATCGTCGAGGGCGACTCCGGCGTGATCCTGATCGATCCGCTGACCACCGCCGAGGTCGCGCGCGCCGGACTCGAGCTCTACTACGCCCACCGCCCGCGCCGGCCGGTCGTCGCGGTGATCTACAGCCACAGCCACGTCGACCACTACGGCGGCGTGAAGGGCGTGGCGACCGAGGACGACGCGCGCGCCGGCCGCGTCCAGATCGTGGCGCCGTCGGGATTCATGGAGGCGGTCGGCGGCGAGAACGTGCTGGCCGGGGTGGCGATGACGCGGCGCGCCATGTTCCAGTTCGGCCCGCTGCTGCCGCCGGGCGCGCGCGAGCAGGTCGACGCCGGCCTCGGCAAGGTCACCGCGCGCGGCAGCGTCACGCTGATCCCGCCGACCACGCTGATCGAGGCGGTCACCGAGCGCCGCGTCATCGACGGCGTCGAGATCGACTTCCAGCTCGCGCCGGAGAGCGAGGCGCCGGCCGAGATGCACATGTTCTTCCCGCAGTTCGGCGTGCTGAACATGGCCGAGAACGTCACGCGCCATCTGCACAACTTCATCCCGCTGCGCGGCGCCGCTGCGCGCGACACCAGGCTGTGGTCGCGCTACATCGCCGAGGCGATGGAGATGTACGGGCCGCGCACCGACGTGCTCATCGCCCAGCACCACTGGCCGACCTGGGGCCGCGACGCGGTCCGGGCGTTCCTCGCGCGGCAGCGCGACCTCTACAAGCACATCCACGACCAGGCGCTGCGCATGGCCAATCTCGGCCTGCGTCCGGCGGAGATCGCCGAGAAGCTCGATCTGCCGCCGGAGCTGCGCCGCGACTGGTCGTCGCGCGGCTACTACGGCACGGTCAGCCACAACGCCAAGGCGGTCTACCAGAAGTACCTGAGCTGGTACGACGGCAACCCCGCCAACCTCAGCCCGCTGCCGCCGGTCGAGACCGCCAAGCGGACCGTCGACTACATGGGCGGCGCCGAAGCGGTGCTCGCGCGCGCGCGGGCCGATTTCGCGAAGGGCGAGTACCGCTGGGTGGCGCAGGTCATGTACCACGTGGTGTTCGCCGATCCCGCCAATCGCGAGGCGCGCGAGCTGGCGGCCGACGCGCTGGAGCAGCTCGGCTACCAGGCCGAGTCGGCGACGTGGCGCAACGCCTACCTGTTCGGCGCCCGCGAGCTGCGCTGGGGCCCGCTGCGCCTGCCGCCGCGGCCGATCCTCAGCCCCGATCTCATCCGGGCGGTCGACACCAGCATCTTCTTCGACTTCATGGGCGTGCGGCTGAACGTCGACAAGGTCGCGGGGCGGCGCTTCGCTATCGACTGGCGCTTCACCGACACCGGCGAGGACGTCGCGCTCAATCTGGAGAACTCGACCCTGACCCAACGGCCGGGCCGGTCCTCTCCGCCGGCCGCCGCGGTGGTGACGACGGCGCGCCCGACGCTCGACGCGCTGATGGTCAACGCCACCACGGCCGCCGCGGCGATCGACGCCGGCGCGCTGAAGGTCGACGGCGACGCCGGCGTCGTCACGGCGCTCTTCGCCATGCTCGACGACTTCCCGCTGATGTTCGACATCCTGACGCCGGGGCCGGCGCCGCGCTGATCCCCGGCACCCGCGCCGCGTTCACGTCACCCGCGGCCACGCCGCCATGAGGTGCTGGCCGATGCCGCCCTCGCGGCGGCGGTGGTGGATCTCCAGCGCGCGGATCAGGTACTCGCGGGTGTGGCGCGGGTCGATCACGTGCTGGGCGGCGAACATGCCGGCGAGGTCGTAGGCCGAGCTGTCCCTGGCCATCTCGGCCGCAAGCCGCTTGTAGCGCTCCGGATCCTGCTCGTAGGTCAGGTTGTGCACGACGCTGACGCCGACGTTGGGATCGACGAAGCCGATATCGGCGCTGAACCACGCCGCCAGCTCGTCGGTCGTGCCGCCGCCGAAGTTCAGGTAGGCCTGCCCGTAGCTCTTGCGCAGGATGACGCCGATCTTCGGCACCGTCGTCAGCTCCAGGGCCTGCAGGTTGTTCATGATGCGGGCGCCGACCTTGGCGCGCTCGCCCTCGATGCCGATCAGGAATCCCGGCGTGTCGGCGAGGATGACGACCGGCAGGTTGAAGCTGTCGGCCAGCACCAGCAGATTGGTGTACTTGTCGATCGACTTGTCGTCCTGCGAGCCGCCCTTGAAGATCGGGTTGCAGGCGGCGACGGCGACCGGCTTTCCATCGAGCCGCGCGAATCCGGTGACGCAGGATTTGCCGTAGCGTTCCCGCAGTGGCATGAAACTGTCCTTGTCGAACACCGCGCGGATCACGCGGCGCACGTCGTAGACCTTGGCGCGGCTCTCCGGGACGATGTCGAGGATCGACGCCATCTCGTCGCCCGAGCCCGGCGTCACGGCGGCCACGGGCGGCGCCTCGTTCTGGTGCGACGGCAGGTAGGAGAGGTAGCGGCGCACCGCGTCGAACATCTCGTCCTCGGTGTCGACCGCCAGGTCGGCGATGCCCGTGACCTCGGTGTGCATCTCCCAGCCGCCGATCTCGGCCCAGTCCGACGCCTCGCTGATGGCGACGCGGTTCACCTTGGGGCTGGCGACGGCCATGATCGCGCCCTTGCGCATCACCACGATGTCCGACCGGCAGACCATCCAGAACGAGCCGCCGAAGCTGGGATCGGCCACGGCGCTGATCATCGGAATGCGCCGGCGGCGGTCGTAGCTCAGCTCGTTGCCGAACACCGCCATGCCGCGGGCGCCCTGCGCGTCGGGCATGCGGGCGCCGCCGCAGGCGCCGAAATGCACCAGCGGCACGCCGGTCCGCACCGCCGTCCGTAGCAGCCAGCGCGCCTTGCGGCTGTTGATCTCGGCGGAGGAGGCGCTCTTGACGGTGAGGTCGTTGGCCGCGACCGCGACCATGCGGCCGCCGGCCTTGCCGAAACCGTGGATCTGGCCGTCCTGCGGTGTGGTATCGCGGTCGGCGGGGTTGGCCGACACGGCGTAGCGACCCTCTTCGACCCAAGAGCCGGCATCGAGGAAGGCCTCGATCCGCTCACGGGCGTTCAGCAGGCCGTTGGATCGGCGGCGGGCGAGGCGGTCGGGGCCGCCCATGGCCAGCGCGGCCGCCGTGCGGCGGCCGAATTCGGCGATTCCGTCGTCGTGGGCCATCCAGATGCTCCCTTGCCGCGCGCGGCTGAAGATTCCGCTGGCGTCGCCGCCGGCGATCGGGTAATTTATGAGTGATAACTCGCTTTTTTGGGGCGCAACATGGCCAACTTGGCCGCCCGTGTCGGCGATCCGCACATCTGCCCAATGTCCGACGGCCCGAAGCCGCATGTCGGCGGACCTGTCCTGCCACCCTGCGCGATCACGGTCCTGACCGGCGGGCTGCCGCAGGCGCGGGTGACCGACAAGGCGACCTGCGTCGGCGTGCCCGACGTTTTCGTCATCGGGTCACCGAGTGTCCTCGTGAACAATCTGATGGCGATCCGCATTCTTCAGGACATCACGATGCACGGCGGAAACGTCGTGACGGGATGTCTGACCGTGGTCATCGGGCCGTAGGCGGACCGGCGTCATTCCTCAGGCGCGATGCTTGACCAGGTTCCACGCCATGTCGGCCATGTAGCGGGCGCGGTTGCCGTACTTCGTCGCCGTGGTCGAGGACGCGTTGCCGTCCAGTCCGCGCTTGTAGACGCCCTGCACGATGCCGGCGAGGCGGAACAGCGAGAAGGCGACGTAGAAATCCCAGTCCGGGATTCCATCGCGTCCCGTGCGCCTGGCGTAGGCCGCGACGTAGTCGGCCTCCGACGGGATGCCCAGCGCCTTCAGATCCTGGCCGGCATAGCCGCTCGACGCGCCGAAGCCCTCGCCGAAATGGTAGGTCATGCAGTTGTAGCCGAGATCGGCCAGCGGATGGCCGAGCGTGCTCAGCTCCCAGTCCAGCACCGCGATGATCCGCGGCTCGGTCGGATGCACGATCGTGTTGCCCAGCCGGTAGTCGCCGTGGTTGATGCGCGTCTCGTCGAGCGGCGGGATGTTGCCGGGCAGCCACTTCTTCAGCAGCTCCATGGTCTCGATGTGCTCGGTGGCCGACAGGTCGTAGAGCTGGGTCCAGCGCGACACCTGGCGCTGGATGTACTGGCCCTGGCGGCCGAAATCGCCGAGGCCGACGGCCTTGTAGTCGACGTTGTGGATGCGGGCGAGCACGTCGTTCATCGAATCGAAGATCCGGCCGCGGTCGACCGGCGAGATACCGGGCATCATCGGATCGGCGAGGATGCGTCCCGGCAGGAACTGCATGATGTAGAAATCGACGCCCAGAACGTCGGGATCGCGGCACAGCGCGTACGCCTTCGGCACCGGCACGTCGGTGTGGTCGCCCAGCGCCTTGATCACGCGGTATTCGCGGTCGACCTGGTGCGCCGAGGGCAGCAGCTTGCCCGGCGGCTTCTTGCGCATGACGTATTCGCGGCCGCCGCCGTCGGTCAGATGGAAGGTCGGGTTCGACTGGCCGCCCTCGAACTGCAGCACGCGCAACGGGCCTTTGTAACCGTCGACGTTGTCCTTCATGAACGCCGCGAGCTTCGCCTCGTCGAACACGTGGTTCTCGCGCACCGGCGTCAGATTGTCGGGCAGATCGGTCATGTCGGGCTTCCCGCGTCGTGTCGGGCCGTCGCGCGGACGGCGTGGGGTGAACGACTGTTTAGCGCCGGTCCGGGGCGCCGTCGATGGCCGGCTTGCGCGGTTCCGGCATGCGGTCCACGCTGCCGCGGAACCTTCCGCCGGAGACATCCATGACCAAGCCCGACGGCCTGCACCACCTCGCGATCACGACGGCCGACATCAAGACCCAGATCGCGTTCTTTTCCGACGTGCTCGGCACCGAGCTCGTGGCGCTGTACTGGATGCATGGCGTCAAGGGCGCGTGGCACGGCTTCGTGAAGCTCAACGACACCTGCTCGATCGCCTTCGTGCAGAGCCCCGACATCGCCAAGGTGCCGCGCCAGATCGGCGTGACGCATTCCGGCAACGCCGGCGCCCCCTGCGCGCCGGGCGCGATGCAGCACCTCGCCCTCAACGTGAACGGCGACGAGGAGCTGCTGGCGATGCGCGACCGCATCCGCTCGCGCGGGATCAACGTGTTCGGCCCGATCGACCACGGCTTCTGCAAGTCGATCTACTTCGCGGGCCCTGAGAATCTCAGCCTCGAGTTGTCGACCTCGCCGGTACCGATCGACGCGCGCGCGTGGATCGATCCGGAGGTCGTCGGGCTGGCCGGGATCAGCGCCGAGGAGCTGGCGCGCTACAAGGCGCCGGCGGCGTGCCGCAACGACGGGCCGCCGCTGCCGCAGCCGCCCGTCGATCCCGCGAAGCCGCACATGGTCTATCCCGAGGCGCGCTACAAGGCGATGGTGGCGATGCCCGACGACGAGTACACGCGCGTGCGCAGCGAGACGACGCCGCCGGTCCGGCTCGCGGCGGAGTAGGACGGGGTGATCGACCCCGAACTGCTGCCGTTCCTCGCGTTCTGGGACGCCGCCTGGGCCGCCGCGCCGCCGGTCGCGACCATCGCCGACCGCCGCGCGCGCATCGAATCGCTGGCCGCCGGCTTGCGGCCGGCGCTTCCCGACGGGCTCGTCGAGGAGGAGCGTATCGCCGCGCACGCCGGACGCTCGGTGCGCGTGCGCGTGTTCCGGCGCACCGGCGACACGGACGCCCCGTGCCTGGTGTTCCTGCATGGCGGCGGCTTCGTGATGGGCAGTCCCGAGACCCATGCCGACATCGCGATAGTGATCGCCCGCGACGCCGGCTGGACGGTCGTCAGCGTCGACTACGCGCTGGCGCCGGAGCGGCCGTTCCCCGCGGGATTCGACGATGTCGGGACCGCGCTGGACTGGGTCCGCGCGAGCGCCGCCGGTCTCGGCGTCCGCGCCGACGCCGTCGCGGTCGGGGGCGACAGCGCCGGCGGCAACCTCGCCGCCGCGATCTGCCTGGCGCGGCGCGGTGCGCCGTCGGCGCCGGTCGGCCAGCTATTGTTCTATCCCGCGGTCGACACCGGCTCGTCGCGGCCGTCCTACGTCGAGAACGGCGACGGGCCGATCATCACTTCAGCCGGCGTGCGAGGCACGTGGTCGACGTATTGCCCCGACGAGTCGCTGTGGCGTGACCCGCGCGTGGCGCCGCTGCTGGCGCCGGACCACGCCGGATCGCCGCCGGCCTTCGTCGCCGTCGCCGAGCACGATCCGCTGCGCGACGACGGCCGCGCCTACGCCGACGCGCTGCGCGCCGCCGGCGTGCCGGTCGCGTTCAGACCGGGAACCGGTCTGATCCACGGGCATCTGCGCGCGATGTCCTACTGCGCCGCCGCCCGCGCCGAGCTCGCCGCCGCCTGCGACTGGCTGCGGATACTGGCGCCGCGTTGAGGTAGGGCGCCGGCGCGCGGGTCCGTCTCCGCTGTCATCCCGAGCGCAGCGAGGGATCATTCCGACGCTCTCAAGATCCCCCTGAGTTCACAAACGAGGCGCAACACCAGCTTAAGGTGTTGCCATGGGTACACGATACGACCACCTCGACCTCGACGAGCGGTGCGAGATTGCCCGCCTTCGACAAGCCGGCCAGTCGATCCGCCAGATCGCTGCAGCTGTGGATCGCGCGCCATCGACCATCTCGCGCGAGCTGAGGCGCAACAGCGGGACCACGGTCGGCTACAGGCCGGCCTACGCCCAGGAGCAGGCCCGCGCCCGGCGATGGACCGGCTCCGCCTCGAACGCGACGCGGACCTGCGCGGCCTCGTCCTCGGGCGCCTCGCCCAGGGCTGGTCGCCCGAGCAGGTCGCCGGCCGCCTCGGACGCGAGCGCGCCGCCAGCATCAGCCACGAGAGCATCTACCGCTTCATCCACGCCCAGCGCCGTCGCACCAACGACGCCGCCTGGCGCAACTACCTGCCGCGCCGCAAGCACCGCCGCGGCCGGCTCGGACGGCGCAAACGCTCCGTCGACGATCTCATCAAGGGCCGCGTCCCCATCGATCTACGGCCCCCCGGCGTCGACGGCCGCCGCACCTTCGGCCACTGGGAGGGCGACCTCATGTCGTTCGCCACGCCCGGCCGGACCATCCTCGTCGCCCACGAACGCAAGTCCCGTCTGGTCCTGGCGGCGCACCAGCCCGGCAAGCTCCCCGGACCCGTCGCCGAGCGGCTTCTCGCCTGGTTCCAGCGGCTCGATCCCCGCCTGCGACGCACCATCACCTTCGACAACGGCACGGAGTTCGCCCGCCACGGCTCGCTCGCCGACGCCCTCGGCCTCCGCGCCTTCTTCTGCGACCCCCACAGCCCGTGGCAGAAGGGCGGCGTCGAGAACGCCATCGGACGCCTGCGCGGACGCTTGCCACGCAAGACCGACCTCGACACGATCACTCTCGACCGCCTCGACGCCGCGATTGCCGCCTACAACAACACGCCCCGCAAGTGCCTCGCCTTCAGGTCCCCGGCCGAGGTCTTCTTCGACAAACTGTTGCGCCTCGAATGTGAATCCACACCCTCGTTGCGCTCGGGACGACGGTTCGCGGGCGCGATCGCGCCCGTTCGCGGATCGCCGCTACACGCCGATCTTCTCCCGCCGCAGGCGGATGCCGGCCTTCTCGCGGTCCCACGTGTCGGCGGTGATGCCCTCCGTGCGCAGCATGTGCTTCTGCACCTTCTGCGTCGGCGTCTTGGGCAGCGCGTCGACGATCCGCACGTAGCGCGGCACCATGAAGTGCGCCATGCGCGGGATCAGGAACCGCGTCAGCTCCTCCGGATCGATGCTGGCGCCGTCGACCGGCGAGACCACGGCCAGCACCTCGTCCTCCGCGAACTCGCTGGGCACCGCGACGACGGCCGCCTCCTTGACGGCGGGATGGGCGCAGACCTCGGTCTCTACCTCGAACGAGGAGATGTTCTCGCCGCGGCGGCGGATCGCGTCCTTCATGCGGTCGACGAAGAAATAGTTGCCGTCGGCGTCGAGCCGGAAGGCGTCGCCGGTGTGGAACCAGCCGTTGCGCCACGCCCGCACCGTGGCCTCGGGATTCTTATAGTAGCCGTGGTTCATGGCCCACGGGCGGTCCGTGCGCACGATCAGCTCGCCGACCTCGCCGGTGGCGACCTCGCAATCGTTCTCGTCGACCACGCGCACCTCGACGCCGGGCCGCGGCCTTCCGCACGTGCCGAGCGGACCGGGATTGCGGCCGGACACGAGCGGCGTCGAGACCTCCGTCATGTTGAAGACGGTGTAGATGTCGCAGCCGAAGCGGGCGGAGAACGCCTCGGTGTCCTCGCATAGCGGCACCATGATCGCGGTGCGCAGCGTGTGGTCGCGGTCCTGCGGGCCGGGTGGCTGCTTGACCAGGAACGTCGCCATGACGCCCAGCAGCACCACCGTCGTCGTCCGCGTCTCGCGCACGACGCGCCAGAACGACGCCGTGTCGAAGGCGTCGACCACGGCGACGGAGCCGCCCTTGATCAGCATCGTGTAGACCGCGATCGTGCCGCCGACATGGAACAGCGGCAGGTTCACCATGTAGCGGTCGTCCGGCCCCATGAAGTGGAAGGGGTCGTTGCCCATCGAGTAGGCCTGCAGATAGGACGACAGCACGCCCTTCGACGGGCCGGTCGTGCCGGACGTATAGACGATGCACTGCGTGTCCCACGGCGCGATGTCGCGGTTTAGCGCCGGCGGCGCGGCGTCGGCCGGCTCGAGCGCGGCGGCGGGATGCGCGGTCAAACCCGGCACCGGCGCGCCGGCGCCGCCGAGCAGCACCGCGTCGGTCAGCTTGGCGCGCGACACGTCGGCCAGGCGTCCCACGAGGTCGGCGTGCGCCACGATCAACTTCGCGTCGGAGTTCTCGACGACGTGCTCCAGCAACCGCCCGCGGTAGGCGAGGTTGATCGGCACGTACACGGCGCCGAGGTAGTTGAGGCCGAACCAGACGCGGACCGCGTCCGGCCCGTTGGGCAGCCACGACAGCACGTGGTCGCCCTGCGCCACGCCCAGCGCGCGCAGGCCGGCGGCGGTGCGCCGCGTGATCTCCAGCGTCTGGCGGTAGGTCCAGACCGTGCCGTCGGCGAAGCGCGCGAACTCCTTGTCGGGCGTCTCGGCCGCGCGCCGCTCCAGCAGCGGCCGCAACACGCAATCCTCGGCGGCGGGGATGCGCGGATCGCGCCATGTCGTGGTCATCGCTTCTCTCCGATGGACGTCCCGGCGCCGCGCTCAGAACGGCTCGATCAACCGCTTGCGGGTGGCGCGCGGCGGTGGCGGTGGGACGGTCGCCAGAGTGTTCAGGAGGATTTCACGCGTGTCCGCCGGATCGATCACGTCGTCGTAGTGGAAGCGCGACGCCACCTCGACGGCGGTGTTGGAGCGCTTCAGCTCGTCGGTGAGCCGCTTGTGGAGGGCGGCGCGCTCGTCGAGGTCGGCGACCGCCTCCAGCTCCTGCCGGTAGATGATGTTGACGGCGCCCTCCAGGCCCATGCCACCGTACTCCGCGGTCGGCCACGCCAGAAGGATCGCGGGATTGAGCGGGCGCGATCCCATGATGTAGTAGCCCAGCCCGTAGGCCTTGCGCAGCACCACGGTCATCACCGGGATGGTCGCGTTGGCCAGGGCGGTCAGCACGCGGGCGCTGTGGCGCACCAGCCCCGTCTTCTCGACGTCCGGACCGACCATCAGGCCGGGCGTGTCGCACAGCAGCAGCACGGGGATGTCGAAGGCGTCGCAGATCTGGATGAAGCGCGCCGTCTTGACCGAGGCCGGGCTGTCGATCGCGCCGGCCAGGAACATCGGCTGGTTGGCGACCACGCCGACCGGACGTCCACCCAGCCGGATCAACGAGGTCACCACCGCGCGGCCGAACGCCGGCTTGAGCTCGAGGACGCTGCCGACATCGGCGAGGCCGTCGATCACCTTCCGCACGTTGTACGCGCGACGGGGACTCTCCGGCACGATGTCGCGCAAGGCGGTCGGATCGGGCGGGGCGGTGAATGTCGGCGACGGTCCGGAGAAGTAGCCGAGGTATTTTTTCGCCACGGCGATGGCCTGCGCCTCGTCCTTGACCAGCACGTCGACCACGCCCGAAGCGACGTGGACGTCGATCGGGCCGATTTCCTCCGGCGTCAGCCGCACGCCCAGCGCGGCCTCGACCAGCGGCGGGCCGGCCATGCCCATCGATGTGCCTTCCAGCCCGATCAGCAGGTCGCACATGCCCGCGAGGTTGGCCTGTCCGGCGAAGGCGCGGCCCGGCAGGATGCCGATGGTCGGCACCAGCCCCGACAGGCGCGCGAACACCACGAAGGTCGGCGTGGCGCCACGGGTGTCGACGGTCATGTCGTGCGGCCGCGCGCCGCCGCCGTCGAGCCAGCACACCACCGGCAGCCGGTTGCGCTCGGCGTGCTCGAAGATGCGCGTCGCCTTCTGGTGGTTCATCGCGCTCTGCGTGCCGGCGTAGACCGTGTAGTCGTAGAACATCAGGTCGACCGGCCGCCCGTCGATGCGCGCCGTGCCCATGACGATGCCGTCGGCGGCGCCTTCCATGCCCTTCACGGCCGGGCGCACCAGGCCGCCATACTCGACGAAGCTGCCGCCATCTGTCAGGGCCGCGATCGCTTCGCGCGTCGTCCAGCGTCCGCGCTTGCGCTGCTGCGCGACGGCCTTCGGACGGGCGTCGTCGAGGGTCGCCGCGCGCGCCTCGCGGGCGCGCTGGAGATCGCCGCGCGGGGCGGCGTCGGCGGGCTTCTCGCTCACGACGCCACCCGGCGGCGTGGCGGGATCGGTCGAGGTAAACGGCTGTTCATGCCGCGACGATAGCACGCGCGCCGCCGCCCGCCAGCGCGCCGTGACGCGATCGCGCCGCCGCTTCAGCGCCGTGGAGGCGCGCGTGGTCGTCGATCAGTGCGGCGCGGCGCCGGAGATCGCGCTGCCGTGGCGGAACTCGGTGACCATGTTGCGGTCGGTCACAATCTCCAGCTTCCGACGCGACGCCGCCTCGACCTCGGCGATGGTCACGAGCTTCCGGTTGGCGATGCCCGCGACCACGCGGCGGTCGGCCTCGGCCGCCGGATCGAGGATGGGCTTGCCATCCAGCGTCATCGCCCAGAGGCGCTTTTCGATCAAGGCCGGCGGCAGGTCGGGCGGCGCCATCCAGCCGAGGATGAAGTTCTCGTAGCGCCGCGCGTGCGGGAACACCGAAGCCGCCGTCTTGAACGCGTCGTCCGATCCGGAGCCGTTGTAGGTGATCATGCCGCCGGGATTGAGGTGGCCGCGGGCGATCTCGAGAAACTCGCGCGACAGCAGGTTGGTGGCGTAGGCGCGCCAGTGCACGCTGGTGTTCATCACGATCAGGTCGTATCGCTCGGCCGGGTGGCGCTTGAGCCAGCGGCGGCCGTCGTCGACATGGACGACGATGCGGCGGTCGTCGAGCCGGGATTGAGGTGGCCGCGGGCGATCTCGAGAAACTCGCGCGACAGCAGGTTGGTGGCGTAGGCGCGCCAGTGCACGCTGGTGTTCATCACGATCAGGTCGTATCGCTCGGCCGGGTGGCGCTTGAGCCAGCGGCGGCCGTCGTCGACATGGACGACGATGCGGCGGTCGTCGAGCAGCGGCGCGACGGCGGGATAGCGCCGGATCAGCTCGACGTAGCCGGGGTTGATCTCGACGGCGTCGATGCGCTCGAGGTTCGGCAGACCCTGCAGCAGGCGGGTCCACGCGCCGGCGCTGAGGCCGATCACCAGCACGCGCCGCGCGTCTTGCGCGGCGGCGGCGAAATAGAACATGCGGTCGATGCGGTTGGCGTTTGTGCGCGGATCGAGGTTGACCCGGCCGTCGTAGACGCCGTCGCCGAACACGATGTCGCCGCGCGCGGAGTCGACGAGCGTGTGCACGATGCCGTGGCGGTTCTCTACGAGATGCCGGACCTCGGTCGACGCGACGTTGGGATCGCGCGCCAGCCCGCGCTCGACCACGGTCTCGACCAGGTTGAAGGGTCCGAGCAGCGCGGCGCCGGCCAGCGCCACGACCACGCCGCCGTCGGCCAACGTCGCGCGGGCGGCCGGCGGCGTGAACATGCGCAGCAGCGCCTCCTGACGGCGCGAGCTGGCGCGCGCCGATTCCGGCAGCGGCGCGCTTTCGCCGGCGGCGCGGGGGATCGCGGCCAGCAGCGTCGCGCCGAGCACGGCGCTCGACGCCGCGACCAGCGCCAGCGCTGTCTGCAGCGACACGACGTCGAGCAGGTAGAAGCCGGTCACCAGCGGCCCGCAGGTCGAGCCGAGGATATTGGCGCAGTAGACCTTGGAGAAGCCGCCGCCGAGGCGGCGCGTGTCGGCGCCGGCGCCGAGCTGGTGCACGATCGGGAACAGCACGCTCTTGACCAGCGCGGTGGTGATCATCGCCAGCGCCGCGACCCCGGAACCGACGGCGCTGCCGTGCGCCAACGCGAACAGCCACGGTCCGGCGACGTCGATTCCGGCGGCGATGACGAACACCCAGCCGCAATGGCGCAGCAGGGCGCGCTGGAGGTCGACGCCGGCCAGCCCGCGCGCCGAGGCGCGGCGGCAGAGGTCCTTGCCGATGTCGGCGCCCAGCGCGATGCCCAACAGGTAGGTCGCGAGCACGAAGGCGAAGGCCTGCGGGATGCCGCCGAACGAGAACGCGACGAGGCGCGTCCACAGGATCTCCTGGCTGAGGCTCAGGAAGCCGGCGAGGAACGACAGCGCGTGCGGCAGGTAGCGGGGCATGGTCAGGCCTCCGCCGCGTTCGCCGGCGCGGGCGTCCGCAGGAACAGCAACGCGGCGCACACCACCAGCGCGTTGACGGCGGCGGCCAGCGCGATGGCGCCGTCGAGCGTGGTGAACCGGAACAGCGCGAAGGTCGGCACGGCGGCGCCGGCGCAGGCGCCCATCGTGTTCACGAAATACAGCCGGCCGGTCTCGACGCCGACGTCGCCGTCATCGTCGACCCCGGTCGCCGCCCGCCGGGTGCGCACGGCGTTGGCGACCAGCAGCGGAAGGGTCGCGCCCATCATCGTGGTCGGGATCAGCAGCAGCAGGAAGTTGGCGACCGCCACGGTGGCGAACGAGGCGCCGACGAATGCGTCGCCCACCGCCGGCAGTACCCAGCCGCTGGCCGCGCCGAACAGCCCGATCGCCGCCTCGAAGCAGATGAACGCGGTGGTCGTGCGGGCGGGGAACCGGTCGGCCACCGCCCCGCCGATCAGCGAGCCGACGCCGAGACCGAGCATGAAGGTCGACACCACGATGGTGATGGAGTGCAGATCGATGCCGAAGGCGTCGAACAGCAACCGCTGCCAGCACGGCTGGTAGGTCAGCGCCGCGAAGCCGGAGGCGAAGAACAGGGCCGACAACAGCCGGTCGCGGAATTCGGAGCGCATCGAGGGATCTTTCCGCCACTGAAAGATCCCTCGCTGCGCTCGGGATGACGCCGG
The genomic region above belongs to Rhodospirillales bacterium and contains:
- a CDS encoding methylmalonyl-CoA carboxyltransferase, translating into MAHDDGIAEFGRRTAAALAMGGPDRLARRRSNGLLNARERIEAFLDAGSWVEEGRYAVSANPADRDTTPQDGQIHGFGKAGGRMVAVAANDLTVKSASSAEINSRKARWLLRTAVRTGVPLVHFGACGGARMPDAQGARGMAVFGNELSYDRRRRIPMISAVADPSFGGSFWMVCRSDIVVMRKGAIMAVASPKVNRVAISEASDWAEIGGWEMHTEVTGIADLAVDTEDEMFDAVRRYLSYLPSHQNEAPPVAAVTPGSGDEMASILDIVPESRAKVYDVRRVIRAVFDKDSFMPLRERYGKSCVTGFARLDGKPVAVAACNPIFKGGSQDDKSIDKYTNLLVLADSFNLPVVILADTPGFLIGIEGERAKVGARIMNNLQALELTTVPKIGVILRKSYGQAYLNFGGGTTDELAAWFSADIGFVDPNVGVSVVHNLTYEQDPERYKRLAAEMARDSSAYDLAGMFAAQHVIDPRHTREYLIRALEIHHRRREGGIGQHLMAAWPRVT
- a CDS encoding phosphotransferase; its protein translation is MTDLPDNLTPVRENHVFDEAKLAAFMKDNVDGYKGPLRVLQFEGGQSNPTFHLTDGGGREYVMRKKPPGKLLPSAHQVDREYRVIKALGDHTDVPVPKAYALCRDPDVLGVDFYIMQFLPGRILADPMMPGISPVDRGRIFDSMNDVLARIHNVDYKAVGLGDFGRQGQYIQRQVSRWTQLYDLSATEHIETMELLKKWLPGNIPPLDETRINHGDYRLGNTIVHPTEPRIIAVLDWELSTLGHPLADLGYNCMTYHFGEGFGASSGYAGQDLKALGIPSEADYVAAYARRTGRDGIPDWDFYVAFSLFRLAGIVQGVYKRGLDGNASSTTATKYGNRARYMADMAWNLVKHRA
- a CDS encoding VOC family protein — its product is MTKPDGLHHLAITTADIKTQIAFFSDVLGTELVALYWMHGVKGAWHGFVKLNDTCSIAFVQSPDIAKVPRQIGVTHSGNAGAPCAPGAMQHLALNVNGDEELLAMRDRIRSRGINVFGPIDHGFCKSIYFAGPENLSLELSTSPVPIDARAWIDPEVVGLAGISAEELARYKAPAACRNDGPPLPQPPVDPAKPHMVYPEARYKAMVAMPDDEYTRVRSETTPPVRLAAE
- a CDS encoding MBL fold metallo-hydrolase; amino-acid sequence: MTSEPTQPKDAEPATRARNAAVLDALPFDDTADFESARRGLIARVPDGIVRTDNGTVVWNLNAYAFIDGPAAPPTVNPSLWRQARLNLENGLFKVVDRVYQIRGFDLANMTIVEGDSGVILIDPLTTAEVARAGLELYYAHRPRRPVVAVIYSHSHVDHYGGVKGVATEDDARAGRVQIVAPSGFMEAVGGENVLAGVAMTRRAMFQFGPLLPPGAREQVDAGLGKVTARGSVTLIPPTTLIEAVTERRVIDGVEIDFQLAPESEAPAEMHMFFPQFGVLNMAENVTRHLHNFIPLRGAAARDTRLWSRYIAEAMEMYGPRTDVLIAQHHWPTWGRDAVRAFLARQRDLYKHIHDQALRMANLGLRPAEIAEKLDLPPELRRDWSSRGYYGTVSHNAKAVYQKYLSWYDGNPANLSPLPPVETAKRTVDYMGGAEAVLARARADFAKGEYRWVAQVMYHVVFADPANREARELAADALEQLGYQAESATWRNAYLFGARELRWGPLRLPPRPILSPDLIRAVDTSIFFDFMGVRLNVDKVAGRRFAIDWRFTDTGEDVALNLENSTLTQRPGRSSPPAAAVVTTARPTLDALMVNATTAAAAIDAGALKVDGDAGVVTALFAMLDDFPLMFDILTPGPAPR
- a CDS encoding PAAR domain-containing protein gives rise to the protein MANLAARVGDPHICPMSDGPKPHVGGPVLPPCAITVLTGGLPQARVTDKATCVGVPDVFVIGSPSVLVNNLMAIRILQDITMHGGNVVTGCLTVVIGP